A single genomic interval of Chryseobacterium paludis harbors:
- a CDS encoding DUF4240 domain-containing protein — protein MKRHLINQNELSDKFWNIDYQGTTQKIIFGKTGTKGRETIKEFADEKECTHESEKLINQKIKKGYIEILEHDEVPQKKELSENERADIYFWEAIEKSNKQRKAHWSEYDVDEHLENLTAYLSKFGKERLILFEKTLREKLSNLYTAEIAELSIILECGFKLENGVYVFNDSLSDDGFIYFRCWLLLKGKEFFEDIEKDIQSLVNGKYSFNIADCWAEGLLYVSDDAYSENHDNEDESEIRDTVDELYPENHYDSPERQMNREPKGGADLQSMYPKLVKEIAELRSV, from the coding sequence ATGAAAAGGCACTTGATCAATCAAAATGAGCTATCAGATAAATTTTGGAATATAGATTACCAGGGAACTACTCAAAAAATAATATTTGGCAAAACCGGAACAAAAGGCAGGGAAACAATCAAAGAATTTGCTGATGAAAAAGAATGTACTCACGAGTCTGAAAAGCTGATCAATCAAAAGATAAAGAAAGGATATATTGAAATTCTGGAACATGACGAAGTTCCACAGAAAAAAGAACTTTCAGAGAATGAAAGAGCTGATATTTATTTCTGGGAAGCCATTGAAAAATCCAATAAACAGAGAAAAGCCCATTGGAGCGAATATGATGTGGATGAACATTTGGAAAATTTAACCGCCTACCTTTCTAAATTTGGAAAAGAAAGACTTATTCTTTTTGAAAAAACACTTCGGGAGAAACTGAGTAACCTTTATACGGCAGAAATTGCTGAACTTTCTATTATTCTTGAATGTGGATTTAAGCTGGAGAATGGGGTTTATGTGTTTAACGATTCCCTTTCTGATGATGGGTTTATTTACTTCCGATGCTGGCTGTTGTTGAAAGGAAAAGAATTTTTTGAAGATATTGAAAAAGATATTCAGTCATTGGTCAATGGAAAATACAGCTTTAACATTGCCGACTGCTGGGCAGAAGGACTTCTGTATGTCTCTGATGATGCCTATTCAGAAAATCATGATAATGAAGATGAATCAGAAATAAGAGATACTGTTGACGAACTGTATCCGGAGAATCATTATGATAGCCCGGAGCGGCAGATGAACCGTGAACCAAAAGGTGGAGCTGATCTACAGTCTATGTACCCGAAATTAGTAAAAGAAATTGCTGAACTGAGAAGTGTTTAG